The DNA segment ACAACTAAGGAAACTTTCTATTTGAGAGGCTTTTATTTTCCAAACCATTTCTTAgcctaaaaaagaaaaagcaagctaGGGAGTGGAAAAATGCAACCACCGAGAAGTCTAAAGAccataattcaaattttaaccTAAAAGGAAAACTGTAGAGGTAAAATGTTATAAGGAATTAAACTTGCGAAACTCAACATTCCCTTGCAAGTCTTAATTACTGTATTTAGTTCTTGTCCGATGACCAGGGAGGTCAACAAAGCAAGCAACGCTATCATAACCAAATTCCAGCAAAACAAATCGCCAAGAAACTATaataccaaaaagaaagctctTGGTCTACTGGGGATAAGATGGTTGGTAATAATGTTGTAGACCATAACCACCATAGGCAGAGGCAGTACCATCATAATAACCAGATGGTACATGTGGCTCGGAAGAATTCAGATGAGAACCACTTTGACCAGGGTTCACACTGGGACCCATTGGGACACCAGCAAGACCATAAGGCCCAGTTGAAGCACCTTGGTAAGGTGAGATGCTTGGGGCTGGGGCCACCATGCCATAAGGCGTGGCTCTCATGTATGGATTTGAATTTTCTGGCAACAAACCTGTTGAATGGAAGTGAGGTTGTTGGTACTGATGGATGGTTGAACCAGCACTGTTGACATTATTCAGGACTGCTGCTGGCCCAGCTGGAGCAGACATTCGAGGACGCTTGTTTCCACTATGTTGCTGCTTATGCTGGGGAGGCTTTCTAGCAAAAGCTGGTGTGGAATGCTTTACATTTGGCTTCTGCTTCTTCAATTGCTCTATACGCTGTTCAAGGCCTGCACGTGGATATTCAGCATCAAGGTTATGATTCTCGATAACCTTGATTACTGATTTCAGCGCGTGGATTTCTCTAGCTGTGATCTCACCCTGTAAAAACACCATAATAAGTGTAATAAGAACCGACACCATGCACCATGCAACACAATCAATCAAGGATGAGGCACACATACCATTGACTTCCCTTCCTCAGAAAGTCTTCGAGCAAGTTTTTGAGACTCACTGAGATAAGCTTCCAATATGGGAACCGGTTGTATCTTATCAGTAAGGTTAAACTCAAAAACATACTTCACAGCCAGAATATGTTTGCCCTTATCTATAAGCTTCTGAACAAGAGCTGCAAAACACACATACACAGTGTCTTCCACATTAAAAACCACCAAAATGGTGACATTGGAAATCCAATATCAGTCCTGTCACTATCTCAAATTACAAGCTCACGTCCATTTTCCAAAAGCTAAAGGAAACAATGACATACACAGTTAGTATTACTGCAACTACTGAAAATCTAACATGTTCCAGAACCTATGATGCCCAAACACTTCCTTTTTGTTCAACTACGCATATCGAATGTGCATATGCATCAAATACTAACATTTTAAACTTCTTACATTGTCAATAACTTCTTCATAAATTTCAGAATATACCTATGGTACCATATATGCAGCATAGTATACCACTAGTTTAAAGCAAAAAATGGAaacaaaacacaataaaaagcCATCGGAAGCTCGAATAAAACCTCACCAGGAACCTTCTCGGTCAAACCAATGATCTGGTACAGCTCAGGGAGCTCATCATTAGCAGCAGCCATAGCCGAGAAAGTGGCAAGCTCATTCAGTGTCAGCTCAGGAAGCAAACTATAAGCAGCCGCAAAATGCAAGAAAGCCATTGCGCCCACTGCATCACCACCAGCACCATTCTCACTCaccaagcttcctttccaatcatCAGCAATCTTCTTCGCCTTCTTCTTCACTTTGTCACTCAGATTGGGACCCACAGCCCTCAGCTGCTGGAACAACACATTGCAACtcctcttcattttcttcatttCCAAAGTATACCTAGCCGCAACATCACCACCAAAAATCCCATCCATGGAAGCCAGAACCATATCAGCAGGATCAGGTGCAAGCTTCAACGCAGTCCTAAGCTCAGCCTTGATCACAGCCTTGTCCCTCATATTCTCCCCAATGTAATCCCTCAACGCTTTCCCATTCATGCCCTTGCACAATGCACATAGCGCTTCGGCGTGGCTCTTCGCACCAGAAGGAACGTTCTCGGTGGTGCGAATTGGATCTGAAGAGGAGGAAGGATCGTTGGGTAGTGAGGGAAAGTGTGTAACTTTGGGGTTTTGGTCAGAGGAAGATGGTGATGGTTcgttaggattaggattattagggttagggttattaggattagggttagggttcTTGGTTTGTTGTTGAGATTCGAGAGATTGAAGGTGGAGGAAGCGTTGAGAGAGGGAGTCGTGGAGGGAAGTGAAGTGGGAATCGAGTTGGTGCcatgagagagggagagaaagagaaggaggaggagaagaagaagaagaagaagagaagagttgAGAGTGAGAATGAAGAAGATCATCGAAGGCTTTCTTGAGGTTCTGTTTCTTTGAATCAACGAGTTCCAAAGCTGCTGAAATTGTTTTCAATGTCgccattcttttcttcttcttttctgccttGCTTATTATTAGAGACACACAAATTTtataagattaataaaaaaattataattaatataactttttaaaagaaaatgtgttgagaaaggggaaaaaagaaaaaaaaatggaagaaggagtgaaggagaagaagacttaaagatgttgaaaaagagaagagaaaaaaaaatttaaaaaaaaatagaagaagaatatcGATctcatttttaatcttttttggaTTATTTGTTCAATTGATACtaataagaaaataacaaaaatattatgtgatttcagaaaattttgtttctcatgagctttttttttttcgtgaaCTTGTTTCTCATGAGCTAATGTgcccaaaaacaaaaataacatttttggtTGGCTGCAACTTTAGGCTTAATCCAAAAATTGGACCCTAATGGATTTCAATTTATTGTCCCATACTTTACTAACTCTTTTATAGCtcaaattacaaaaagaaaattattgatTATATTTTCGTCTtctattttagaaattaaaatcaagTCTTTAATAGAATGATAAGTCTGAAATTTCTGTAATATCATGTTATATGATAAGTCTGAAATTACAATGCAAAATATTAAAGATGtactattgaaaaaaaataaaaaattagtatctGAATTCAATACAGACAATCCTATCAATGAGTTGTTTATAACGAGAGGTCGTAGTTAAGAAAAAAGATCCATAAGCTCAAGCAAGAGTAGATTGAAATCAAAGTCTCAAAAGCACAAATTTATAAAGTGCTTCTATTGTCACCAATTAGAATACATTAGAAGAAACGGTCTACAAcgaaagaaaaaatcaaaaaactcTTTTTAACATAATAATTGATTGTTCTAGAGATAGTGATATTGGTTCTCCTCTAATTGTATTCACTGGTAACTACGAAGATAAATGGATCATAAATTCTAGTGCATCATTTCACATGATACCTaacaaagatatttttattttctacagaAATAAGGATGGAAATGCCCACCTAGGAGACAATATAGGTGAAGGATAAGTTATAATCAAATCATATGATGAAACTAATACGTTACTCCATACATGGCACGTAACAAGACTAGAAAAAATCTGATTTCATTGAGCACCACAGTTAAAAATGGGTACAAATTCATAGGCGAGGAAGATTTCTTGAAGATATTCAAAGGTTTGATGGCAGtgatgaaagaaaaattacaCGAAGGGACTTACATATTGCAGAAAAGTACAATAAGCGGAAGTGTTGCTATTCTATCCTCTGAGAAGAATGATAATGATGCTACACTATAGTTCCACCTGAGTCTTGATCACATGAGTAAGAAAGGAATGTCCATATTTGCTAACAGAGGCGTGTTAAAAGGCTTTAAGAGTTGTAAACTTGGTTTCTGTGAAAACTATATCTTTGGAAAGCAGAAATGAGTAAGTTTAGCACTGGAAAACACAATAGCAATAAAATATTAGAGTATATCCATTCATATGTGTGAAACACCACAGCAAAACGGAGTTGCAAATCAAATGAACAGAACACTTCTACAGCATCCACAATACATGTAAATCAATACTGGTCTTCCTAAATCGTTTTGGGCTGAAACGGGCAATACAGTTATATACCTGATTAAGAGATCTTCATCAACTACAATTGATCAATTTTACAAGAGGTATGATCAGTAACGGATCCAAAAATTTTAGGTCGTGGgagcatatatatatagcacataaaaataacaaaaaacatcATATAAACATatcaaaacatataaaaataaataacataaaaatattaaataattttttatttattaattatcaataTTGATATGTTANNNNNNNNNNNNNNNNNNNNNNNNNNNNNNNNNNNNNNNNNNNNNNNNNNNNNNNNNNNNNNNNNNNNNNNNNNNNNNNNNNNNNNNNNNNNNNNNNNNNGGaggaaaaatagataatattCAATTTGGTCCATGAAGTTACACTCGAGCCTCAATTTAGTCCTTGAAGTtttaattgcctcaatttaGTCCCCAAACTTTTCAATTGACTCTGTGACAGAAACCACTGTATGGACTAACgtgattaaaatttgaaaagttcAGGGACTAGATTGAGGCAATTGAAACTTCAAGGACTAAATTAAGACTCGAGTGTAACTTCAGagaccaaattaaatattttctcGAAGAAAAAATAGTAATTAGATTCAAATGggtcttcaaaaaaaaaagaaaggaattccTTGAGTTGAACCCCCAAAAATAGCACAGGGCTTTAGTTAAAAGAAGGGTATCAACTTTACCGAAATATTCTCTCCTATTGCAAAGCATAGTTCTATTCGAGTCATATTTACTACTGTAAATATGTTTGACCTGGAATTAAAGCAACTTGATGTAAAAATAGCAATCTTATACAGGGAGCTAAAAGGAAACAATTTACATGAGTCAACCAGAAAGATTCACATATCATGAGAAAAAAACCATATTTGTTTGTTGAAGAAGTCATTGTGTGACTTGAAATAGTCTCAAAGCAGTGGAATAAAAAGTTTGATGTATTTATGATCAATATTGGTTATAACAAAAACTAATATGATAATTGCATATACTCTAAAGACTAGACAGGTTTGGAATTTGGTTCATCGATTTTTCGATCCATACTTAAACAACTATACTCTAATAAGATTGACTAATGGCTATGTAGCTCAAATTTTTGGTACTAAAAACAATTGAATCGTACCAGGAGACAATTCTGataaatattagagatatagAGTAATCGAAAAACACAATGAGAAGCGAGAGATTATCAAACGGCAATTCTGATAAGCGAATAATGGCAAGTAGTAGCAGCGGCAGGGAGAACTATGTAAGCAATAATACTGCAATAGCATACAACGTGTGGCAAGAACGACAATGCAAGCAAGAGTCAAGTTGAGTAAAAGCACTAGTAAGAAAATATTGTGGTTGTCATCTTCAGCTCATATTCTTTTCtctaattgataatttaaatgacaGAAATAGAAGATAATAAAGATGAACAATAAATAATAGAAtttgttttttggttttgattttttttttgtttgaaatttttagTTTAAGATTATTTGATTTTGCTGGAACTGCTTGAACTTGATAAGGGGGTTGAATCAAGTTGGCTCAAAATTAACTTTTCAAGCTCTCTTTTTGCGGAAGCTAAATATGTAGGagattttttcattttctctcatactcataaataaaacagagaaggaaagaagagataGAGGCCAGCATGTATCCTAATTTAGTTTCTAAGTGCCATGAAACCTACATCTAGTCTCCACCACAACCatggtggaattttcactataatcaaacAGATTATAAACACCAATACTAATGAATTACAACCCAATTCATCTAGTATCTTCCACTAAGCTTTTTACCCCAAAGTCTAGCAACCCAAGTGCTGTCCCAACTTGGAAGGGGAACCTAGCCAGATTCAGAAACACCAAGTGCTATCCCAACTTGGTAAGGGGAACTAAACCTTAGTTCACAGAAACCAAAGTACACAGAATGAGTTCATTTGGCTTTTTCATGCATCTCTTGCCTCTTCTTTCATGACTTTTTTCAACTCACATTCTCAAGCCTTTTTCTCAAATACAGAAAGATGACATTAGATAGTCATAGCAaagaaaatcagaaaaaaaaggACAAATTGAAGGAAAATAATTTCAGCTCAAGTGTTTTGAGATGATTCTCTTGTATCACTCTATTTTCCTTGCTTTCAAATATTGAAATGAGGCCTCCTTTATAGAATCAGTTTCCTCTACCACtttgttcttccttgcttcttctAATTTCTCGTACCATCAACCCATTGGAGCTGTCTTAGCTGGCATGCAGTTCTTACTCCATTCTGCTCCACTACTACTGCTAGTCGAGGAGCTATTCCACCAACTCTATTGTCCTTTGATCTGCTGTCTTTTTTGGCATGCATAGCACTTTCATTTTTGAGCCATTCCAAATGCTGTCTATAACTCTGCATTTTTGTTTTGCTCTTTCAAACTTGCTAAtgatcttctaaattttgattCTAAGTTGTTCTTGGAGTAGTGAtattttctttgtgtttttgttgccTTCTTAGAGTCACAACTGTCCCATAATAGTGCCAAATGTCCTTGTGTCTTGTTGCTTTGTTAATCCCCTTTTGTTCCAACTGTCTTCCTTTTTCCATGACAAAGACAAATGCCCCTTTATCACTTTGCAAATACAAAGCTTTCTTCTTTTGCACTAATTTGCTGATTCGTGCTTGTTTGTTTAGAGACTTTGTGCTTGTGCATTGAATCAAGATATTAAAAGAATACTTAAGCAACATTCTTGGCCTGAGAAAAGGATAATAGACCTGTATCACTAAAACACACATTAAACCACAATTGGACTTTTAACCCAATAAATATTTGTCATcataatttatttatcaaaatcaatcttAACTCAATagattttaactttttattgtataaagaaattttttcatatcaataaaaaatcatttagtcttttagcaaaaaaattaaaaagtatatatttatctttttataattatttgtaaaaatattatagtatatatagttatataataattttgataaaaataaaaataaatgccGATTAAGATAATATAATTTTCGTGACATTTTTTATTCACCTAAACTTTTATCATATAGATACATATTAACATCTTACTAAcatcttatttatatatattaattagaaaaaaaatccaCTAATCTTCTGGATGTTGGATCATGTGCCTATTAATTGTATCATTCAATTTTATCTAATCTTATATACTAACGTGGCTCTATAgtctatatataattttcttaaggaaaaaaaacaaaaaactactATTCAAACCTAATTTGATCATTGTCTATATAAATGCAGtatcaaatattattataaaagatataaaaagatttttcaatCCCTAAATTAGGGGAAGCTGTTACCTCTTGTGGCGGTAAACAGGCACTACAAATTGGGCTAATAGTTTAGAGGAATTTTTCTTCTCACTCATAATTGTAAAggttaaaattactttaaaccTTGAAGTGTTGAAGACTAATTAAGTGTTAATAACACTAACACAACTATATTGGGAGCTAAGTTCTTCACAGAATCAGGTAACAATAATCTTTCAATCCCGATCTTCCAAATAACAACAAATTAtgtatgatttaattattttgtttttaatttaatttaattatttctttaatttgtctGTGAGTTTTGTTTTTGGTTCATATCATTCAACGCCACATGCAGTTCATTAGTAGAATAGAAGCTATTATAGATTAAAGaatcataagctttttgttgTTTGCTTTGATTATGTGCATAATTATCCAGTTTTCAACCGAAAGAATTCTGAAAACGTAgttcttaatcttataattAAATGATGAAGAATCAATTGAgtcataaaatattaatttgtttCTCTTAAAATATTGTTTCATAAcgaattttcttaaaaaatcataaattagaGGTAAATGCTATCCTATCTTCTCTAAAAAAACATGTAAGGTATTCTTTTTGATATGTCATATTCTAATTGGGTATTTATTTTAACCTGAGTTATCTTTCTCTACTGTTTTGTTCTTGTTGCGCCTGCCAAACATCACCATCTCATTTATTTCGTTTTCTCTCTCCCAAATCATTCTTCTAAAAAA comes from the Arachis duranensis cultivar V14167 chromosome 7, aradu.V14167.gnm2.J7QH, whole genome shotgun sequence genome and includes:
- the LOC107496292 gene encoding FRIGIDA-like protein 1, with the translated sequence MATLKTISAALELVDSKKQNLKKAFDDLLHSHSQLFSSSSSSSPPPSLSLPLSWHQLDSHFTSLHDSLSQRFLHLQSLESQQQTKNPNPNPNNPNPNNPNPNEPSPSSSDQNPKVTHFPSLPNDPSSSSDPIRTTENVPSGAKSHAEALCALCKGMNGKALRDYIGENMRDKAVIKAELRTALKLAPDPADMVLASMDGIFGGDVAARYTLEMKKMKRSCNVLFQQLRAVGPNLSDKVKKKAKKIADDWKGSLVSENGAGGDAVGAMAFLHFAAAYSLLPELTLNELATFSAMAAANDELPELYQIIGLTEKVPALVQKLIDKGKHILAVKYVFEFNLTDKIQPVPILEAYLSESQKLARRLSEEGKSMGEITAREIHALKSVIKVIENHNLDAEYPRAGLEQRIEQLKKQKPNVKHSTPAFARKPPQHKQQHSGNKRPRMSAPAGPAAVLNNVNSAGSTIHQYQQPHFHSTGLLPENSNPYMRATPYGMVAPAPSISPYQGASTGPYGLAGVPMGPSVNPGQSGSHLNSSEPHVPSGYYDGTASAYGGYGLQHYYQPSYPQ